In Pseudorasbora parva isolate DD20220531a chromosome 9, ASM2467924v1, whole genome shotgun sequence, the following proteins share a genomic window:
- the LOC137089736 gene encoding uncharacterized protein isoform X4 — MDLELEEELRNTDELLEILQAREGRLDKSNAQPLPSPPTVEWRKTDSQGEILYKFPRARRATVERLRRDDSNISAGPVVMDDDLNGGPANASEAADTILEELKRLLDTKEGDEGDCMPIQDHQPRSASNDWAIRSEMREERWKEARSSLVENILKGEDARSSSCQQCRSSAAIVCCRDCLPYPFLCAGCDEKRHGSFFVLHNRDSLISGFLQPLPPTTGFCQAAGHISVKQLVRLLPVEVPANICDCSNGTVLVSSGRPMILITMNGRYNLSMPHFSCASCGHSRETSLPELQRSGYWPGNIPASVLFSTDVLISFREMKMASPGMSFHAFVKMLDEKTIIFGRTGKISANVFSCSFNEWVAARYAVENMCQEEFFSCPACTPDMLAVCVDGNRKHYRFKNTASSTEKRGLLDQLFIQSDVEVSDFVDFVRKNNDHVSGRGLCGASHWTAAKELAKKSSSKLDEEGLEIAVCRHGVLLMALNMFRGEIYAYPLFLQKKLADMSQGSIKFFCSDVACKYFPYLQRVSKQCPELQPLLDMRPFLSVMHAKAHSWKCEEGAGSTIGEEVEQVNSFLSRIAVTSKYMSKSGRTDMITMQAMSWNKRKVLNLGQALVNRYTKTQKALQEQQHILEALKTELSIHDDGVCQWVSDVQQWAEERDLHGSGEMRRLQEEIEGLTVSIKRRTQRLYSQTDSNKRRHSLRLRRTEEKKKLAAAVEEYNSIADPSQQLGSVETIFTAETVAWPWQIPSNTESAPFLTKRKVFDKVMAVRRLQEERCLICKEMKQHWTVLTHKLSKFEALMNEISSKSLFPTLSDNACKGLLCIVRKKHYELKHLMQLVKAGYVKIFSQQDLMSEEEKLEQEDDVQDEGLSESDNSSDDDDNDFP, encoded by the exons ATGGACTTAGAGTTAGAAGAAGAgctgagaaacacagatgaGCTCCTTGAAATCTTGCAAGCTCGAGAG GGAAGACTGGACAAAAGCAATGCGCAGCCCCTACCCTCACCCCCTACTGTTGAATGGAGAAAAACGGACAGCCAAGGGGAAATACTTTACAAATTCCCAAGAGCCAGAAGGGCAACTGTAGAAC GACTAAGAAGAGACGATAGCAACATTTCTG CAGGTCCAGTAGTCATGGACGATGACTTAAATGGTGGCCCTGCAAATGCCTCTGAGGCAGCTG ATACCATTCTTGAAGAGCTAAAGAGGCTGTTGGACACAAAGGAAGGTGATGAAGGGGATTGTATGCCAATTCAAGATCATCAACCCCGGTCTGCATCCAATGACTGGGCCATTAGAAGTGAAATGAGGGAGGAGAGGTGGAAAGAAGCTCGATCTTCACTTGTTGAAAACATTTTGAAAGGAGAGGATGCAAGATCCTCATCCTGTCAACAGTGCAGATCAAGTGCAGCCATTGTGTGCTGTAGAGACTGCCTCCCTTACCCTTTCCTCTGTGCAGGCTGTGATGAGAAAAGGCATGGTAGCTTCTTTGTTCTTCATAATAGGGATTCCCTCATCTCAGGTTTTCTACAACCTTTACCTCCAACCACAGGATTCTGCCAGGCAGCTGGTCACATTTCTGTTAAACAACTTG TTCGACTGCTGCCTGTAGAAGTACCAGCCAATATTTGTGATTGTAGCAATGGGACAGTCCTTGTTTCTTCAGGCAGGCCCATGATCCTCATCACTATGAAT GGCCGTTACAACCTTAGCATGCCTCACTTTTCCTGTGCTTCATGTGGGCATTCACGGGAGACATCTTTGCCTGAACTTCAGAGGAGTGGTTACTGGCCTGGCAACATTCCTGCAAGTGTCCTGTTCTCAACTGATGTACTTATCTCATTTCGAGAGATGAAAATGGCATCACCAGGAATGTCTTTTCATGCATTTGTTAAAATGCTTGATGAGAAAACGATTATCTTTGGTAGA ACTGGAAAAATATCAGCCAATGTCTTCAGCTGCAGTTTTAATGAATGGGTTGCAGCCAGATATGCAGTGGaaaatatgtgccaggaggagtTTTTCTCTTGTCCAGCATGCACTCCAGACATGCTAGCTGTATGTGTTGATGGGAATCGCAAACACTATCGTTTTAAAAACACAGCAAg TAGCACAGAGAAAAGGGGGTTACTTGACCAACTTTTTATACAGAGTGATGTGGAGGTGTCTGACTTTGTGGACTTTGTCCGCAAAAATAATGATCAC GTGTCGGGAAGAGGATTGTGTGGTGCATCACACTGGACTGCAGCAAAAGAATTGGCCAAGAAATCAAGCAGCAAACTGGATGAGGAGGGATTAGAGATTGCTGTCTGTCGCCATGGTGTTCTCCTTATGGCCTTAAATATGTTTAGAGGGGAAATTTATGCTTACCCCctttttcttcagaaaaaaCTTGCAGATATGTCACAAGGGAGCATCAAATTCTTCTGCTCGGATGTAGCCTGTAAATACTTCCCATATCTCCAACGTGTGTCTAAGCAATGCCCCGAGCTGCAGCCTTTACTGGACATGCGTCCTTTTCTGTCTGTGATGCATGCCAAAGCACACTCTTGGAAATGTGAG GAGGGAGCTGGGTCAACTATTGGTGAGGAAGTGGAGCAGGTTAACAGCTTCCTATCTAGAATTGCAGTTACAAGCAAATACATGTCAAAATCAG GCCGAACAGACATGATTACAATGCAAGCCATGTCCTGGAATAAGCGGAAGGTTCTCAATTTGGGACAAGCCTTAGTAAACAGATATACAAAG ACTCAGAAGGCTCTTCAAGAGCAGCAACACATCTtggaggcactgaagacagaGCTATCAATTCATGATGATGGTGTTTGTCAATGGGTGTCAGATGTACAGCAATGGGCAGAAG AAAGGGACCTGCATGGGAGTGGTGAAATGAGAAGGTTACAAGAAGAAATAGAGGGTCTAACAGTCAGCATCAAAAGGCGTACACAGCGTCTGTACAGTCAAACAG ATAGCAACAAGCGGCGCCATTCTTTGCGTCTCAGAAGGACTGAGGAGAAGAAGAAGCTAGCTGCTGCAGTGGAAGAATACAACAGCATTGCAGATCCATCCCAGCAGCTAGGCTCAGTCGAAACCATCTTTACAGCTGAGACTGTTGCTTGGCCTTGGCAAATCCCTAGTAATACTG AATCGGCTCCATTTCTCACCAAGAGGAAGGTGTTCGACAAGGTGATGGCAGTGAGACGCCTTCAGGAAGAGAGATGTCTAATTTGTAAGGAGATGAAACAGCACTGGACAGTTCTGACACACAAGCTGTCCAAATTCGAAGCCCTGATGAATGAGATAAGTTCAAAAT CTCTTTTTCCAACATTGTCTGACAATGCATGCAAAGGTCTCCTCTGCATTGTTCGAAAGAAACATTATGAACTTAAGCATTTAATGCAGTTAGTAAAGGCAGGCTATGTGAAAATTTTCAGCCAACAAGATTTGATGTCTGAAGAAGAGAAGCTTGAACAGGAAGACGATGTGCAAGATGAAGGGCTCTCAGAAAGCGACAACAGCTCAGATGATGATGACAATGATTTTCCTTAA
- the LOC137089736 gene encoding uncharacterized protein isoform X5 has translation MDLELEEELRNTDELLEILQAREGRLDKSNAQPLPSPPTVEWRKTDSQGEILYKFPRARRATVEPGPVVMDDDLNGGPANASEAADTILEELKRLLDTKEGDEGDCMPIQDHQPRSASNDWAIRSEMREERWKEARSSLVENILKGEDARSSSCQQCRSSAAIVCCRDCLPYPFLCAGCDEKRHGSFFVLHNRDSLISGFLQPLPPTTGFCQAAGHISVKQLVRLLPVEVPANICDCSNGTVLVSSGRPMILITMNGRYNLSMPHFSCASCGHSRETSLPELQRSGYWPGNIPASVLFSTDVLISFREMKMASPGMSFHAFVKMLDEKTIIFGRTGKISANVFSCSFNEWVAARYAVENMCQEEFFSCPACTPDMLAVCVDGNRKHYRFKNTASSTEKRGLLDQLFIQSDVEVSDFVDFVRKNNDHVSGRGLCGASHWTAAKELAKKSSSKLDEEGLEIAVCRHGVLLMALNMFRGEIYAYPLFLQKKLADMSQGSIKFFCSDVACKYFPYLQRVSKQCPELQPLLDMRPFLSVMHAKAHSWKCEIKYSGAYQEGAGSTIGEEVEQVNSFLSRIAVTSKYMSKSGRTDMITMQAMSWNKRKVLNLGQALVNRYTKTQKALQEQQHILEALKTELSIHDDGVCQWVSDVQQWAEERDLHGSGEMRRLQEEIEGLTVSIKRRTQRLYSQTDSNKRRHSLRLRRTEEKKKLAAAVEEYNSIADPSQQLGSVETIFTAETVAWPWQIPSNTESAPFLTKRKVFDKVMAVRRLQEERCLICKEMKQHWTVLTHKLSKFEALMNEISSKSLFPTLSDNACKGLLCIVRKKHYELKHLMQLVKAGYVKIFSQQDLMSEEEKLEQEDDVQDEGLSESDNSSDDDDNDFP, from the exons ATGGACTTAGAGTTAGAAGAAGAgctgagaaacacagatgaGCTCCTTGAAATCTTGCAAGCTCGAGAG GGAAGACTGGACAAAAGCAATGCGCAGCCCCTACCCTCACCCCCTACTGTTGAATGGAGAAAAACGGACAGCCAAGGGGAAATACTTTACAAATTCCCAAGAGCCAGAAGGGCAACTGTAGAAC CAGGTCCAGTAGTCATGGACGATGACTTAAATGGTGGCCCTGCAAATGCCTCTGAGGCAGCTG ATACCATTCTTGAAGAGCTAAAGAGGCTGTTGGACACAAAGGAAGGTGATGAAGGGGATTGTATGCCAATTCAAGATCATCAACCCCGGTCTGCATCCAATGACTGGGCCATTAGAAGTGAAATGAGGGAGGAGAGGTGGAAAGAAGCTCGATCTTCACTTGTTGAAAACATTTTGAAAGGAGAGGATGCAAGATCCTCATCCTGTCAACAGTGCAGATCAAGTGCAGCCATTGTGTGCTGTAGAGACTGCCTCCCTTACCCTTTCCTCTGTGCAGGCTGTGATGAGAAAAGGCATGGTAGCTTCTTTGTTCTTCATAATAGGGATTCCCTCATCTCAGGTTTTCTACAACCTTTACCTCCAACCACAGGATTCTGCCAGGCAGCTGGTCACATTTCTGTTAAACAACTTG TTCGACTGCTGCCTGTAGAAGTACCAGCCAATATTTGTGATTGTAGCAATGGGACAGTCCTTGTTTCTTCAGGCAGGCCCATGATCCTCATCACTATGAAT GGCCGTTACAACCTTAGCATGCCTCACTTTTCCTGTGCTTCATGTGGGCATTCACGGGAGACATCTTTGCCTGAACTTCAGAGGAGTGGTTACTGGCCTGGCAACATTCCTGCAAGTGTCCTGTTCTCAACTGATGTACTTATCTCATTTCGAGAGATGAAAATGGCATCACCAGGAATGTCTTTTCATGCATTTGTTAAAATGCTTGATGAGAAAACGATTATCTTTGGTAGA ACTGGAAAAATATCAGCCAATGTCTTCAGCTGCAGTTTTAATGAATGGGTTGCAGCCAGATATGCAGTGGaaaatatgtgccaggaggagtTTTTCTCTTGTCCAGCATGCACTCCAGACATGCTAGCTGTATGTGTTGATGGGAATCGCAAACACTATCGTTTTAAAAACACAGCAAg TAGCACAGAGAAAAGGGGGTTACTTGACCAACTTTTTATACAGAGTGATGTGGAGGTGTCTGACTTTGTGGACTTTGTCCGCAAAAATAATGATCAC GTGTCGGGAAGAGGATTGTGTGGTGCATCACACTGGACTGCAGCAAAAGAATTGGCCAAGAAATCAAGCAGCAAACTGGATGAGGAGGGATTAGAGATTGCTGTCTGTCGCCATGGTGTTCTCCTTATGGCCTTAAATATGTTTAGAGGGGAAATTTATGCTTACCCCctttttcttcagaaaaaaCTTGCAGATATGTCACAAGGGAGCATCAAATTCTTCTGCTCGGATGTAGCCTGTAAATACTTCCCATATCTCCAACGTGTGTCTAAGCAATGCCCCGAGCTGCAGCCTTTACTGGACATGCGTCCTTTTCTGTCTGTGATGCATGCCAAAGCACACTCTTGGAAATGTGAG ATCAAATATAGTGGGGCCTACCAGGAGGGAGCTGGGTCAACTATTGGTGAGGAAGTGGAGCAGGTTAACAGCTTCCTATCTAGAATTGCAGTTACAAGCAAATACATGTCAAAATCAG GCCGAACAGACATGATTACAATGCAAGCCATGTCCTGGAATAAGCGGAAGGTTCTCAATTTGGGACAAGCCTTAGTAAACAGATATACAAAG ACTCAGAAGGCTCTTCAAGAGCAGCAACACATCTtggaggcactgaagacagaGCTATCAATTCATGATGATGGTGTTTGTCAATGGGTGTCAGATGTACAGCAATGGGCAGAAG AAAGGGACCTGCATGGGAGTGGTGAAATGAGAAGGTTACAAGAAGAAATAGAGGGTCTAACAGTCAGCATCAAAAGGCGTACACAGCGTCTGTACAGTCAAACAG ATAGCAACAAGCGGCGCCATTCTTTGCGTCTCAGAAGGACTGAGGAGAAGAAGAAGCTAGCTGCTGCAGTGGAAGAATACAACAGCATTGCAGATCCATCCCAGCAGCTAGGCTCAGTCGAAACCATCTTTACAGCTGAGACTGTTGCTTGGCCTTGGCAAATCCCTAGTAATACTG AATCGGCTCCATTTCTCACCAAGAGGAAGGTGTTCGACAAGGTGATGGCAGTGAGACGCCTTCAGGAAGAGAGATGTCTAATTTGTAAGGAGATGAAACAGCACTGGACAGTTCTGACACACAAGCTGTCCAAATTCGAAGCCCTGATGAATGAGATAAGTTCAAAAT CTCTTTTTCCAACATTGTCTGACAATGCATGCAAAGGTCTCCTCTGCATTGTTCGAAAGAAACATTATGAACTTAAGCATTTAATGCAGTTAGTAAAGGCAGGCTATGTGAAAATTTTCAGCCAACAAGATTTGATGTCTGAAGAAGAGAAGCTTGAACAGGAAGACGATGTGCAAGATGAAGGGCTCTCAGAAAGCGACAACAGCTCAGATGATGATGACAATGATTTTCCTTAA
- the LOC137089736 gene encoding uncharacterized protein isoform X7, which yields MDLELEEELRNTDELLEILQAREGRLDKSNAQPLPSPPTVEWRKTDSQGEILYKFPRARRATVERLRRDDSNISAGPVVMDDDLNGGPANASEAADTILEELKRLLDTKEGDEGDCMPIQDHQPRSASNDWAIRSEMREERWKEARSSLVENILKGEDARSSSCQQCRSSAAIVCCRDCLPYPFLCAGCDEKRHGSFFVLHNRDSLISGFLQPLPPTTGFCQAAGHISVKQLVRLLPVEVPANICDCSNGTVLVSSGRPMILITMNGRYNLSMPHFSCASCGHSRETSLPELQRSGYWPGNIPASVLFSTDVLISFREMKMASPGMSFHAFVKMLDEKTIIFGRTGKISANVFSCSFNEWVAARYAVENMCQEEFFSCPACTPDMLAVCVDGNRKHYRFKNTASSTEKRGLLDQLFIQSDVEVSDFVDFVRKNNDHVSGRGLCGASHWTAAKELAKKSSSKLDEEGLEIAVCRHGVLLMALNMFRGEIYAYPLFLQKKLADMSQGSIKFFCSDVACKYFPYLQRVSKQCPELQPLLDMRPFLSVMHAKAHSWKCEIKYSGAYQEGAGSTIGEEVEQVNSFLSRIAVTSKYMSKSGRTDMITMQAMSWNKRKVLNLGQALVNRYTKTQKALQEQQHILEALKTELSIHDDGVCQWVSDVQQWAEERDLHGSGEMRRLQEEIEGLTVSIKRRTQRLYSQTGLRRRRS from the exons ATGGACTTAGAGTTAGAAGAAGAgctgagaaacacagatgaGCTCCTTGAAATCTTGCAAGCTCGAGAG GGAAGACTGGACAAAAGCAATGCGCAGCCCCTACCCTCACCCCCTACTGTTGAATGGAGAAAAACGGACAGCCAAGGGGAAATACTTTACAAATTCCCAAGAGCCAGAAGGGCAACTGTAGAAC GACTAAGAAGAGACGATAGCAACATTTCTG CAGGTCCAGTAGTCATGGACGATGACTTAAATGGTGGCCCTGCAAATGCCTCTGAGGCAGCTG ATACCATTCTTGAAGAGCTAAAGAGGCTGTTGGACACAAAGGAAGGTGATGAAGGGGATTGTATGCCAATTCAAGATCATCAACCCCGGTCTGCATCCAATGACTGGGCCATTAGAAGTGAAATGAGGGAGGAGAGGTGGAAAGAAGCTCGATCTTCACTTGTTGAAAACATTTTGAAAGGAGAGGATGCAAGATCCTCATCCTGTCAACAGTGCAGATCAAGTGCAGCCATTGTGTGCTGTAGAGACTGCCTCCCTTACCCTTTCCTCTGTGCAGGCTGTGATGAGAAAAGGCATGGTAGCTTCTTTGTTCTTCATAATAGGGATTCCCTCATCTCAGGTTTTCTACAACCTTTACCTCCAACCACAGGATTCTGCCAGGCAGCTGGTCACATTTCTGTTAAACAACTTG TTCGACTGCTGCCTGTAGAAGTACCAGCCAATATTTGTGATTGTAGCAATGGGACAGTCCTTGTTTCTTCAGGCAGGCCCATGATCCTCATCACTATGAAT GGCCGTTACAACCTTAGCATGCCTCACTTTTCCTGTGCTTCATGTGGGCATTCACGGGAGACATCTTTGCCTGAACTTCAGAGGAGTGGTTACTGGCCTGGCAACATTCCTGCAAGTGTCCTGTTCTCAACTGATGTACTTATCTCATTTCGAGAGATGAAAATGGCATCACCAGGAATGTCTTTTCATGCATTTGTTAAAATGCTTGATGAGAAAACGATTATCTTTGGTAGA ACTGGAAAAATATCAGCCAATGTCTTCAGCTGCAGTTTTAATGAATGGGTTGCAGCCAGATATGCAGTGGaaaatatgtgccaggaggagtTTTTCTCTTGTCCAGCATGCACTCCAGACATGCTAGCTGTATGTGTTGATGGGAATCGCAAACACTATCGTTTTAAAAACACAGCAAg TAGCACAGAGAAAAGGGGGTTACTTGACCAACTTTTTATACAGAGTGATGTGGAGGTGTCTGACTTTGTGGACTTTGTCCGCAAAAATAATGATCAC GTGTCGGGAAGAGGATTGTGTGGTGCATCACACTGGACTGCAGCAAAAGAATTGGCCAAGAAATCAAGCAGCAAACTGGATGAGGAGGGATTAGAGATTGCTGTCTGTCGCCATGGTGTTCTCCTTATGGCCTTAAATATGTTTAGAGGGGAAATTTATGCTTACCCCctttttcttcagaaaaaaCTTGCAGATATGTCACAAGGGAGCATCAAATTCTTCTGCTCGGATGTAGCCTGTAAATACTTCCCATATCTCCAACGTGTGTCTAAGCAATGCCCCGAGCTGCAGCCTTTACTGGACATGCGTCCTTTTCTGTCTGTGATGCATGCCAAAGCACACTCTTGGAAATGTGAG ATCAAATATAGTGGGGCCTACCAGGAGGGAGCTGGGTCAACTATTGGTGAGGAAGTGGAGCAGGTTAACAGCTTCCTATCTAGAATTGCAGTTACAAGCAAATACATGTCAAAATCAG GCCGAACAGACATGATTACAATGCAAGCCATGTCCTGGAATAAGCGGAAGGTTCTCAATTTGGGACAAGCCTTAGTAAACAGATATACAAAG ACTCAGAAGGCTCTTCAAGAGCAGCAACACATCTtggaggcactgaagacagaGCTATCAATTCATGATGATGGTGTTTGTCAATGGGTGTCAGATGTACAGCAATGGGCAGAAG AAAGGGACCTGCATGGGAGTGGTGAAATGAGAAGGTTACAAGAAGAAATAGAGGGTCTAACAGTCAGCATCAAAAGGCGTACACAGCGTCTGTACAGTCAAACAG GACTGAGGAGAAGAAGAAGCTAG